Proteins from a single region of Candidatus Methanosuratincola sp.:
- a CDS encoding DUF1156 domain-containing protein — protein sequence MVDDEGREMLISKWFPITEVSVESVRERSASSALPPLYFLHVWFARRPLAASRAAVLGSLLPAGVKRDDFLELLGIPADVDLQKAQDRLAQAKAEKVKLQKNPFFWKRAYEHVPSERELSRFHDLLREFWGVKRPLVVDPMAGGGSIPFEAMRLGLPVVAGDLNPVAFICLKGTLEHPARFGKKLLPAVENFCRKVHEAAKSELEEFFPKQPGEKVYAYLWARTIKCSSCGLVIPLSPNWWVVRASNDKESVAVRVVVPESGGVCGFDIVSSPKRHGLDPDKGTVKGGRAECPRCHTVVDGEEVKHEAQNGRMGHQLYCVCVKSRGLGKNRAKWDFRAPTEQENGATESARARLKEKLPKWEAIGLVPTEAIPEGLKTREPLNFGMPRWSDLFNPRQLLTHLTYLEKFKQAKEKLFANAEKGSEEWEFAAAVATYGAMVFDTCVDYNCLISLWDSTRNKVAHMMSLQAFPFKWSYAEWDHSRMLWPWALSKVLDALKEIVELLPDNPPKATVYCGTSTRLPLKDKSVPCIVVDPPYAENVMYAEVSDFFYVWLKRLLGDIFPDAFSTTLTEKEEEAVSNPARFKGMGKSAKTLAQEDYRTKMEAAFREMNRVLQDDGILTVMFTHRTAEAWSSLATALINAGFTFISSWPVRTEPPDKYAKRGKGVLKVTVLLTCRKRAANHPGIWEHIVDELRDVAKQKIEEFGRLGINGPDLKVSVYAPVLGKFADYYPVRTATGREIDPQQALDLVTDVLNEKFLQEAGIQNADKETAAYINLLANFPTAQTEYEEARLATVFGGLVTLDTLDVRGTHGLIEKDGKDIHILSARDRQAKGIIDPYDHKTLETTIDHVHAAILQYERGGLTRVKDLMQEKNLDVAGSPFPTVLQAYARYAENTSNENFQKDAAIAKALLIALGKSIEFAPKKGERLDHYVSES from the coding sequence ATGGTTGATGATGAAGGGCGTGAGATGCTGATTAGCAAGTGGTTTCCAATAACAGAAGTCAGCGTCGAAAGCGTGAGGGAGCGTAGTGCAAGTAGTGCGTTGCCGCCTTTGTATTTCTTGCATGTTTGGTTTGCGAGGCGCCCTTTAGCTGCAAGTCGGGCTGCTGTTTTGGGGAGTCTTTTGCCTGCTGGTGTTAAGAGAGATGATTTTCTTGAGTTGTTGGGGATTCCTGCTGATGTTGACTTGCAGAAGGCTCAGGACAGGCTTGCTCAGGCTAAGGCTGAGAAAGTTAAGCTTCAGAAGAACCCATTTTTTTGGAAGAGGGCTTATGAGCACGTTCCGTCTGAGCGAGAACTTAGTAGGTTTCATGATTTGCTGAGGGAGTTTTGGGGTGTTAAGCGTCCTTTGGTTGTTGACCCTATGGCTGGCGGGGGCAGCATTCCCTTTGAGGCTATGCGTTTGGGTTTGCCTGTTGTGGCTGGCGACTTGAACCCTGTAGCTTTCATCTGCCTCAAGGGAACTTTGGAGCATCCAGCAAGGTTTGGTAAGAAGCTGCTTCCAGCTGTTGAAAACTTCTGCAGAAAGGTGCATGAAGCCGCTAAGTCGGAGCTTGAAGAGTTCTTTCCCAAGCAGCCTGGCGAGAAGGTTTATGCGTATTTATGGGCGCGGACGATAAAGTGTTCCAGTTGTGGTTTGGTTATTCCGTTGTCGCCGAACTGGTGGGTCGTTAGGGCCAGCAATGATAAGGAGAGCGTGGCTGTCCGGGTTGTGGTTCCAGAGAGCGGGGGCGTTTGCGGCTTTGATATTGTTTCCAGCCCCAAAAGGCACGGTCTGGATCCTGATAAGGGAACCGTAAAAGGTGGACGTGCTGAATGCCCACGATGTCATACGGTTGTCGATGGAGAAGAGGTTAAACACGAGGCGCAGAACGGTCGGATGGGGCATCAGCTCTACTGTGTTTGTGTCAAGAGTAGAGGGTTAGGCAAGAACAGGGCGAAATGGGATTTCAGGGCGCCAACGGAACAGGAAAATGGAGCGACAGAGAGCGCTAGAGCTAGGCTTAAGGAGAAGTTACCAAAATGGGAAGCTATTGGATTAGTTCCAACCGAAGCTATACCAGAAGGGTTGAAGACGAGGGAACCATTGAATTTTGGAATGCCTCGGTGGTCTGATTTGTTCAATCCTCGTCAACTGCTCACCCACCTCACTTATCTAGAAAAGTTTAAGCAGGCTAAAGAGAAACTGTTTGCGAATGCTGAAAAAGGCAGTGAGGAATGGGAGTTCGCAGCTGCGGTCGCTACTTATGGGGCCATGGTCTTTGACACATGTGTTGATTACAATTGTTTAATCTCACTTTGGGATTCTACAAGGAACAAAGTTGCGCATATGATGAGTTTGCAGGCTTTTCCATTTAAGTGGAGCTACGCAGAATGGGATCACTCTCGGATGCTATGGCCTTGGGCGTTATCAAAGGTTCTTGATGCATTAAAGGAAATCGTGGAGTTGCTCCCCGATAACCCACCAAAGGCAACTGTTTACTGCGGGACGTCAACGAGACTCCCACTCAAAGACAAAAGCGTCCCGTGCATCGTCGTTGACCCGCCCTACGCAGAAAACGTCATGTACGCCGAAGTCAGCGACTTCTTCTACGTATGGCTCAAACGCCTCCTCGGCGACATATTCCCAGACGCTTTCAGTACAACACTGACAGAAAAAGAGGAAGAAGCCGTATCTAACCCAGCCCGCTTCAAAGGCATGGGCAAAAGCGCCAAAACCCTCGCCCAAGAAGACTACAGAACTAAAATGGAAGCAGCCTTCCGAGAAATGAACCGCGTCCTCCAAGACGACGGCATCCTAACCGTAATGTTCACCCATCGCACTGCAGAAGCATGGAGCAGCCTCGCAACAGCCCTCATAAACGCAGGCTTCACCTTCATCAGCAGCTGGCCCGTCCGCACAGAACCGCCGGACAAATACGCAAAACGCGGAAAAGGCGTCCTCAAAGTCACCGTCCTACTCACCTGCCGCAAAAGAGCAGCCAACCACCCAGGCATCTGGGAACACATCGTCGACGAACTCCGCGACGTAGCCAAACAAAAGATCGAAGAGTTCGGTAGACTCGGCATAAACGGGCCAGACCTAAAAGTGAGCGTCTACGCCCCAGTACTAGGCAAATTCGCCGACTACTACCCGGTTAGAACCGCCACAGGAAGAGAAATCGACCCCCAACAAGCACTAGACCTCGTCACAGATGTCCTAAACGAAAAATTCCTCCAAGAAGCAGGCATACAAAACGCGGACAAAGAAACAGCCGCCTACATAAACCTACTCGCCAACTTCCCAACAGCACAGACGGAATACGAAGAGGCCCGCCTCGCAACAGTCTTCGGCGGACTCGTCACACTAGACACGCTAGACGTAAGAGGTACGCACGGCCTCATAGAAAAAGACGGCAAAGACATACACATACTCTCGGCCAGAGACCGGCAAGCCAAAGGTATAATCGACCCATACGACCACAAAACCCTCGAAACAACAATCGACCACGTCCACGCAGCCATCCTCCAATACGAAAGAGGAGGGCTAACTAGAGTCAAAGACCTGATGCAAGAGAAAAACCTCGATGTCGCAGGGTCACCCTTCCCAACAGTCCTACAAGCCTATGCACGATACGCAGAGAACACATCGAACGAAAACTTCCAAAAAGACGCAGCAATAGCAAAAGCCCTGCTCATAGCCCTAGGAAAATCCATAGAGTTCGCACCAAAAAAAGGAGAACGCCTAGACCACTACGTCTCAGAATCGTAA